One part of the Syngnathus acus chromosome 17, fSynAcu1.2, whole genome shotgun sequence genome encodes these proteins:
- the LOC119137029 gene encoding uncharacterized protein LOC119137029 isoform X1, with the protein MPLTDGGRNSSSSEMEPCVMKPEAKKKTKPTKLPPWPPEPPNDAEKSDKPIPAVPPRPKHSELSQTQYHLKRLAVDGEGQRNVTQRETKENKTETPVPPPRQAKQERNQTTRHVQGNSDDKQISVKSVQSDAASDIKKTTKLRKSLKDKKASFIVSNSHLTDDQDRGDDIPDKHAASAKPGVLKGMMKHLKSTPKVGGGGGSGEALLDQNKEEASQEKERMASDKVKQDKSAESKQDFGGRFAGMFRKPPLVAVGKMDGDSEESEEDEKQSYAGIFNGVFKKKPPEEAQLDEEEEQPGPRDDLSDSSDDLSQKASEEKGGFFSAILRKTPKEVAPKQDSKEPRDDLSGSTDSLSDNKEKAGLFGGFFKKATKAAQPDQGESVDKRLSASAEDLSEGKPGQDKDRGLFGVFQKKTPKGERDASPDGEEDNDKEDKGQVTTTAVGGDNAAEKSVAKDKNLFSNMFKKPQKPAEGDKEAEVKSEVTPSGSTENLSENIRKAKKGGGLAGIFKRSYSNDNLLDEDKEKSSSNDNLAESTTVKEKSIFSGIFKKAPKAADEVTLQESNGDDKKKLLSDSNEKLTEETGPKEKTGGLAGMFRKSPKPAPRSIAIKDPLSDDNLDESAKMDDLSGDELSGTTVNLEAATAKEKKGGFAGIFKRTPKTADKQDNEDNKEDAAPPSGGGLRRRRTIKKKRRVVSFRVKTTLPKMTKRNTSSQEKIPIIEESMEMEEMMPAQQSTVEVQPVEMAAYPIEGNPLDSEEENDGLMDWWKNVEGWAEWNNFQEDEEEMAMEEAADRVYMAARLFVRLFNQRGASLQHCILELLALADAADYFHKKTISAAVGGGVASVAGSLTTITGLILAPFTFGASIIVTAVGIGVATAGSITSATANITDAVHSNMDRKKVEKMIQDYQEQIKDIRECMEFVQEGIDTLQEWDFEKYTQSTAKKALNHNIKHVVKEGGRAGKALMINTDKLISTVQVLGAGAGAAKAAQAISVTTGVMSALFLALDVFFLAKDSHELRKGAKTKFASKIRDVCKELQDGLLELNKVKTQLQKTMDGIEVEEYEEIQEVEEEVDDDDDDDLESDPKKLAELEQELDLMEEKLDKKIEEGKITAKEGDSKKTKEEMTKKDKVDKETENRMAAWKEKQEKEAASLKKVEEKPKTKDSKKTEREGSHRVEGKDVPGRTDTKGGEDEGKESLGKMEGSKRKPQHQQSHSGTPEGRVDVVAQRAGQERGSSGQSKMTDDIQAKDWRTETTASRDGWDTHGRSNERRGSHRSQESSRMDERTSASQRRAEEDKKQMSRIESARKKFQTGHEEHGGSSSESHRRASDKTGTDQERRGSDHRRRASDREQKHSHRGSRHPSVLPDDGYLDI; encoded by the exons ATGCCATTGACGGACGGAGGGAGGAACAGCAGCAGTAGCGAG ATGGAGCCGTGCGTGATGAAGCctgaagcaaaaaagaaaaccaagccC accAAACTGCCTCCCTGGCCTCCCGAG CCTCCAAACGATGCAGAGAAGTCGGACAAGCCCATCCCTGCGGTGCCTCCGCGACCAAAGCACAGC gaacTGAGCCAAACGCAGTATCATTTGAAAAGATTAGCCGTGGATGGTGAG GGCCAGAGAAACGTGACACAAAGGGAGACGAAGGAGAACAAAACAGAAACTCCTGTGCCCCCACCGAGACAAGCAAAGCAG GAGAGGAACCAGACAACAAGACACGTTCAAGGCAACAGTGACGACAAGCAA ATTTCTGTCAAAAGCGTGCAATCAGATGCGGCCTCTGACATCAAGAAG ACAACCAAGTTGCGAAAAAgcctgaaagacaaaaaagcgTCATTCATTGTAAGCAAT AGTCATTTGACTGACGACCAGGACAGAGGTGACGACATTCCGGACAAACACGCCGCATCCGCCAAACCG GGCGTCTTGAAGGGCATGATGAAGCACCTCAAGTCCACACCCAAA gttggcggcggcggtggcagtGGCGAGGCACTTCTCGATCAGAACAAGGAGGAAGCGTCTCAGGAAAAAGAACGGATGGCCAGTGACAAAGTCAAACAGGACAAAAGTGCAGAATCCAAACAA gACTTTGGGGGTCGATTTGCTGGAATGTTCCGGAAACCTCCTTTGGTGGCG GTGGGGAAAATGGACGGCGATTCGGAGGAGAGTGAAGAAGACGAGAAACAATCTTACGCTGGAATTTTCAACGGGGTGTTCAAGAAGAAACCTCCAGAAGAGGCTCAGCTGGATGAGG aggaggagcagcCTGGTCCCCGTGACGACCTGTCAGACAGCAGCGACGATCTGTCCCAGAAGGCCTCCGAG GAAAAAGGAGGATTTTTCAGCGCAATCCTCCGAAAGACTCCCAAagaggtggcacccaagcag GATTCTAAAGAGCCCCGCGATGATCTGTCGGGCAGCACAGACAGTCTGTCAGACAATAAG GAAAAAGCAGGACTATTTGGTGGATTCTTTAAGAAGGCTACCAAAGCGGCTCAGCCTGACCAG GGTGAGAGCGTGGATAAAAGGTTGTCAGCCAGCGCCGAGGATTTATCTGAGGGCAAACCA GGTCAGGACAAAGATCGAGGGCTCTTTGGCGTCTTCCAAAAAAAGACCCCCAAAGGAGAGAGAGACGCCTCACcg GACGGTGAGGAGGACAATGACAAGGAGGACAAGGGACAGGTGACCACAACGGCAGTGGGTGGGGACAATGCGGCCGAGAAGAGCGTTGCCAAG gataAAAACCTTTTCAGCAACATGTTCAAGAAGCCTCAGAAGCCTGCAGAGGGCGATAAG GAAGCGGAGGTCAAGAGTGAAGTGACGCCATCCGGAAGCACTGAGAACTTGTCCGAGAATATCCGCAAG gcgaaaaaaggaggaggcctGGCGGGCATCTTCAAAAGATCCTATAGCAACGACAACCTGCTGGATGAG GACAAGGAGAAATCATCAAGTAATGACAATTTAGCAGAAAGCACCACTGTCAAG gaaaaaagtattttcagtGGTATATTCAAGAAAGCTCCAAAAGCAGCTGACGAGGTGACACTACAG GAGTCAAACGGTGATGACAAGAAGAAGCTCTTATCTGACAGCAATGAAAAGTTGACAGAAGAAACTGGACCAAAG GAAAAGACGGGAGGTTTGGCAGGAATGTTCAGAAAGTCACCCAAACCGGCGCCACGCTCCATCGCTATCAAG GATCCTCTTAGTGATGACAATCTGGATGAAAGTGCCAAG atggATGACTTGTCAGGAGACGAACTATCAGGCACTACTGTCAATCTTGAAGCTGCAACTGCTAAG GAGAAAAAAGGAGGCTTTGCTGGCATATTCAAGAGAACGCCCAAAACCGCTGACAAACAG GACAATGAAGACAACAAGGAGGACGCGGCGCCACCCTCGGGTGGCGGACTGAGACGAAGGAGGACCATCAAGAAGAAACGACGA GTTGTATCTTTCAGAGTCAAGACGACCCTTCCCAAGATGACAAAACGCAACACATCATCGCAG GAAAAGATACCCATCATTGAGGAGAGCATGGAGATGGAGGAGATGATGCCAGCACAG CAGAGCACAGTGGAGGTCCAGCCAGTGGAAATGGCAGCATACCCAATCGAAGGAAACCCTCTGGACTCTGAGGAG gaGAATGACGGCCTGATGGACTGGTGGAAAAATGTTGAAG GTTGGGCCGAGTGGAACAATTTCcaagaagatgaggaggaaat GGCAATGGAGGAGGCGGCCGACCGTGTCTACATGGCAGCGCGACTCTTTGTGCGCCTTTTCAACCAGCGGGGGGCATCCTTGCAACACTGCATCCTTGAGCTGCTGGCCCTGGCCGACGCCGCCGACTACTTCCACAAAAAGACCATATCGGCAGCCGTCGGCGGAGGCGTGGCCAGCGTGGCCGGCAGCCTGACCACCATCACGGGGCTCATCCTGGCGCCGTTCACCTTTGGCGCCTCCATCATTGTCACGGCGGTAGGCATCGGCGTGGCCACGGCGGGCAGCATCACCTCGGCCACGGCCAACATTACAGACGCGGTCCACTCCAACATGGACCGCAAGAAGGTGGAGAAGATGATCCAGGACTACCAGGAGCAGATTAAAGACATTCGCGAGTGTATGGAATTTGTGCAGGAGGGCATCGATACTCTGCAGGAGTGGGACTTTGAGAAGTACACGCAGAGTACCGCTAAGAAGGCCTTGAACCACAACATCAAACATGTGGTGAAGGAAGGCGGCCGGGCTGGCAAGGCCCTCATGATAAACACCGACAAGCTCATTAGCACTGTTCAGGTGCTGGGTGCGGGGGCTGGAGCAGCCAAGGCTGCCCAAGCCATTAGCGTCACCACAGGGGTCATGTCGGCACTCTTCCTGGCCCTTGACGTCTTCTTCCTCGCCAAGGACTCCCATGAGCTGCGCAAAGGTGCCAAGACCAAATTCGCATCCAAGATCAGGGACGTGTGCAAGGAGCTACAGGACGGCCTCCTGGAGCTCAACAAGGTCAAGACGCAGCTGCAGAAGACCATGGACGGCATCGAGGTGGAGGAGTATGAGGAGATccaggaggtggaggaggaggtggacgacgacgacgacgacgacttGGAGTCGGATCCAAAGAAGCTGGCAGAACTGGAGCAAGAGCTGGACCTCATGGAGGAAAAACTTGACAAAAAGATTGAAGAGGGCAAAATCACAGCAAAGGAAGGGGATTCTAAGAAGACCAaggaagaaatgacaaaaaaggacaaagttgACAAGGAGACAGAGAACCGAATGGCAGCTTGGAAGGAGAAGCAGGAGAAAGAAGCAGCGTCGCTTAAAAAAGTAGAGGAGAAGCCCAAAACGAAGGACAGCAAAAAGACAGAACGGGAGGGAAGCCACCGAGTTGAGGGGAAAGACGTGCCGGGAAGAACAGACACAAAGGGCGGAGAAGATGAGGGGAAAGAATCGCTGGGCAAAATGGAGGGCTCCAAAAGGAAGCCACAACATCAGCAAAGTCACAGTGGGACTCCAGAAGGAAGAGTGGATGTCGTCGCCCAGCGGGCCGGTCAGGAGAGAGGAAGCAGTGgacaaagcaaaatgactGATGACATTCAAGCAAAGGATTGGAGGACAGAAACTACAGCAAGTCGTGATGGATGGGACACTCACGGTAGAAGCAATGAACGGAGGGGCTCGCACCGGAGTCAAGAATCCAGCCGGATGGACGAGAGGACGTCTGCCAGCCAGAGGAGGGCggaggaagacaaaaaacaaatgagccGAATAGAGAGCGCCCGCAAGAAGTTCCAGACAGGCCACGAAGAGCATGGAGGTAGTAGCTCAGAGAGTCACAGAAGAGCGAGTGACAAGACAGGGACTGAccaggagaggagaggaagtGATCACAGGAGGAGAGCAAGTGACAGAGAGCAGAAACACAGTCATCGAGGTTCTCGGCATCCCAGTGTCCTGCCCGATGATGGCTATTTAGATATTTAG